Proteins from one Candidatus Cetobacterium colombiensis genomic window:
- the istB gene encoding IS21-like element helper ATPase IstB encodes MLNQELKELAIQLNLNNLRDNLDDYLSNAEQSNVSYCEFLKNVFKMEIEEREAKKYKMRLKKASLPYHKDFSDFDFNFQKSISKKKINILCEMQWIDRLFKLIFLGPPGIGKTRIMVSLGVEALKKGYDVFFVSMTDLIDILKYRKDSYKYNLLYKRILNAQVLLLDEIGYLPISKEEANLFFQLISKLDEKVAMVITSNKTFSEWTEFLGDPALATAVLDRLSFRCEIFNLTGNSYRLEKREHLFNE; translated from the coding sequence ATGCTAAATCAAGAATTAAAAGAGTTGGCAATACAATTAAATTTAAATAATTTAAGGGATAATCTTGATGATTATCTCTCAAATGCAGAGCAATCTAACGTTTCATATTGTGAATTTCTAAAAAATGTTTTTAAAATGGAAATTGAAGAAAGAGAAGCTAAAAAATATAAGATGCGATTAAAAAAGGCTAGTCTTCCATATCATAAGGATTTTAGTGATTTTGATTTCAATTTTCAAAAATCAATTTCAAAGAAAAAAATAAATATTCTGTGCGAAATGCAATGGATAGATCGCTTGTTTAAATTAATTTTTCTAGGTCCTCCTGGAATAGGTAAAACTAGAATAATGGTTTCTTTGGGAGTTGAAGCTCTAAAAAAAGGCTATGATGTCTTTTTTGTTTCAATGACTGATTTAATTGATATTTTGAAGTACAGGAAAGATTCATATAAATATAACTTACTATATAAAAGAATTCTTAACGCTCAAGTTTTGTTATTAGATGAAATTGGATATCTTCCCATTAGTAAAGAGGAAGCAAATCTTTTCTTCCAATTAATTTCAAAATTAGATGAGAAAGTGGCAATGGTTATTACATCAAATAAAACCTTTAGTGAATGGACAGAATTTTTAGGAGATCCAGCGCTAGCAACAGCAGTATTAGATAGATTATCTTTTAGATGCGAAATATTCAACTTAACAGGAAATAGTTATAGATTGGAGAAAAGAGAGCATTTATTTAATGAATAG